A genomic region of Salvelinus namaycush isolate Seneca chromosome 7, SaNama_1.0, whole genome shotgun sequence contains the following coding sequences:
- the LOC120051317 gene encoding xin actin-binding repeat-containing protein 2-like, giving the protein MEIQSGNGEELEVVSGESLATSGSVSSSPYLSGPQADGTDVQVLREDLQAAKTIERFDIPLSSLKRMFEKPPGATNTEVRAVQSSTSRRAPASSYQLDQKSDPSPGENMASTQDPSLSADSAGGTRSGSPEEKEGVVSQRKGDGGAPTSEEPESVSLKERMAMYQAAVSKKETSSSSATVMEESEVCSLPGGLAGVKKQFESQEYASSSQSQTSVTQVHLEKRSVQEVSSSQEVTVRSSVREVIPTTQQVAYFHDQEVTHDQRVQQSNVASSYEKHYDETVKVIGGEDLPKVSTQALKQQYEKTVEQATPGKQMKIDLDYNQFQWAPVNQSSSAADSYERLSTVKQSSRASAATTSSMDYETMEHFPPPPTELMPQEVPECCDSPLPQEQAGQQRYIFNKEQYSKQKNRNELKRLYKHMHPEVRRTMEKDYFTDVTEIEQSQLDSEDEMTGEVQQACYVFENSGGDECMSPEGDYLEWDEILKGEVQSMRWMFENKPLDTIKDDTPDEDDEVKNIAQQEIIAGSDVKYTAWMFETQPMDALRVDTPESTVQTGKLTELARGDVRTATYLFETQPLDCLNKFYQEDEQTLEVVFTKDITGGDVKTARYLFETQHLDSLSHTETIEESHFLNLKSELEEIKGEVKTTTRMFETQPMCVIRGDSGNILEITAIRREEMEKGDVKTSRWLFETQPLDMINKDPAKVKLICGVSMEDNSQGGVNRGRWLFETKTLDSIKDEEWQSIRQKEEIIGADVRKHCLVFETQQMDTLKDNANARPLPSEEIVGGDVRSAKHLFETVPIENLKDLAEVGKLQKMVASEEEKGDVRHQKWVFESQPLENIREEKKEMTRTINLEELDKGDVTNHKERFETLDLSRCEGAQRIQVEGVTSGSVKSNKVIFESTPMYAMQDSEGHYHEVKTVRREEIVKGNVRSCRWMFETHPIDEFEESINKFQIIKGISKEEIESGDVKTAKWLFETQPLDGIKHFSNTEDDETKTKESVEIEKGDVKTCRWLFETQPMDNLYEKADKVRNENEVEEVNKGDVKTCTWLFETQNLDNICDHSESESETVLKTCTVKLEDVQGKDVHHARFLFETENLENLTGEESGAFRRVTKIDVQSGDVSRMKFLFQNRSSDIMTSTSSETMHKLKTLTAEEIQKGNVVNNMWLFENQPIDTICEDTEGAKDTRTVTDVLGGNVGQGRFVFETYSLDKIQEESTETEMSKLQSIIRDDIEKGDVKSYTMMFENQPLYAICDKEGHYHEVTTMTKEEIMSGDVVGARWLFETKPLDSIRDTDDVYVIKSVTEEDVQKGDVSTARWRFETQPLDEIAEDMKVLTKTVEDIQGGDVKTNKHLFETDEMSQKYVRTVSVSEIQKGDVRTASWMFETHSIDKIHGEGSEYDEMETVTKEEVMKGDVKQSVWLFEKQPLDSIKESDGTETVVTREEIPQADVKTTTWLFETTPLTKFNENSVERTEIMGKSIKETLEELYCQKMVDSQGILIETDEIGDVRMAKYRLMNQDAPEIQKEEVIRGDLNNIMMNLLNRREMTEKGIVIDQDERGNINTTVKQLFNQEKGFNIEKEEILRGDIQEAINNLLKEEGSSKRGILIQEDEKGDVRMTIYSLLNKEDGDGIEKEDIIKGNVSRTLHRLLSNSGSEESKRIKVEDTERGNVSFYSTCIESGALDYLKQLQFEPNEEQEQAQKERIIGGDVMETKMTLRKNQQQIERTVAEDDIVPGDVNNTVKVFMMEPALLLENLQKEEIVKGDLRAALDSLTKTISKRVVIEKEEVVKGDLHTTLRSLEEAQNQAKEMEKPEIVRGDIRGALQSLEKSATTKTEVTVEDLVPGDIKGTLKSLEEAKQAVKEMEKEEIVKGDIHTALKGLHEASSEKKLYQHQVSEQGDVRGTIQLLLEPSTSPRMQRRGSTEGDVKTSIKCLYEGQGQDQDEEQSQMEKEEVIKGDVKGAIKNLMQRKEYSNRKVRKYPPRKAPRVHVKNPLPTQQVMDHEYLDVAKNENVTVNLAPAVKNLSQSQSSKSQDTTQKHTEKYTENKSVKSSKTLTQEEHSMTTQVQTVNMLEDSQQEHVKEQTEVKEQTHVKQQSVKQKMQPPPKHMIIKKKNLTNQMTGNTSINQMTEIKAANQMTVNQSTNQMTVNEAANEMTDNKAANQMTENKTANQMIVNKSANHMTENKAANQMIVNKSANHMTENKASNQMSVNKSANHITENKAGNQMIVNKSANHITENKASNQMTENKLANHITENKAGNQMIVNKSANHMTENKAVSDINVTKETQRETQVSDMNVTTQVKTVNMSESSQQTHVKKQAVKQRIPPPPKPIFIKKKNMTNQMTKNEAASDINVMKETQSTSQTNIVSKQTQETKTMKRLQTTVTEHKTVTQKHNVKNLNTNFRNLDMKRKGIIKKGTPEIHFPPPPTSPPPPSESEMSLPPPPSPVAGSPMSLSCHSPMFPTSRPLIMRQDSDLPPPPPPPPAECGEPDFFPSPPSPSSDAGQDFLPPPPSQQELNSMPHQVSTPPPGKPFKARPLFKIPKSEPPKKPILVKPKWQKKQAAPPPPPPPPQPMTVQTEHKEEAVVKEVKSENSCEQVETTNTTNTQVQSDFTVSITKIPSPIPVAKPPQEELPRPPKKVFIPPIKIPPPAEPAPVAKPKPYASKFKTPLMLAEERYRVQREEADRNKSQDTTPATSRVTSPTSPPTNMMQMMGSTNVASEQHSAAHKTEQSKVTSEVTQAEETHSKSKVCTASQEPPMKKALSHIPLSKPLISVGNKKSTSESGNISSDKKHITTDQSSMVSSGKVLASSVASRKHQSVSSGKHQSVSSGKHQPVSVSAAHPHHESNIKVQSGSNVISSSVAEQQSGMNASSRSIISTQSIVQENVHLQTQSAVPYEAEEEKNTNPSLTQEVKKIASQPTKIKIPKVTPNFKVRTVKLPTEKEEKSEVVEKDQRAVKNELHVHQMGMENISKSETRVVQESTQMATSSSAKNEVKVAMNVTQEKAEEVEKTAAANETKLEIQMTTKAKQKGIKVPFPKEPKLVPMPVAQAPGHCHISVSHSQQSMQEQHIQKHEQVIVNERVVQQSFQKQEQQVRTQTQQVKSFQQQGEASKMQQHQERSKAESKAVSMNIAGKAAAQTETAQSMVESSAQSVESTDSEKCVMVQKLLFNIKQLHPGKMDSNSVRAILSEVPVWLMRAEEKRDLTQAAGQQNKKKLTEIMFHVRNLAQAKLVNLEGQMSAMAKQDREPAPASPAPPPAPASENKLFGGATAKISKTSIGSSRVETHKKMVEEKKISHESKKTELTEVKGPDPRVPSPMLATRTPSPTFISIESVRRTDSPLMVTPSPPPSYRSGATPTPPPPPPRTPTSRFCRATPSPTLSSSEKLAKLKDTTAKLSQGMTPPPPMPEFLTTEQASDREDSPALIEPEIHMQTQEMETGTTTPDVADMVDSMMTVRDKKFFFEEAQKAEVSRTYMRKDPIEISERLGPEDLEEVPEGVNIGIMKEDLPRLDLSKLVNQFESPQPKLFIRKDPIIITDRLGSDTEDPEADPKTPKTDETPAFNIKAIKNAFDLGDHNALKEVREKQEERERRESESAEPVGHSETKSVTEEFSGMDEFGNVTSGVRSETSMHSESHMSRPLPPSYADVVKGTVEEMAVPVKAATEDLLKSFNQSWAERESVFQNLGFSVSEQRTSQIVTHQQETVVTENSSSRVRTVHGVSEEGVSDGVSDRRQTQFP; this is encoded by the exons GAAGTGAGAGCCGTACAGTCCAGCACATCCAGAAGAGCCCCAGCCAGTAGCTACCAGCTGGACCAGAAGAGCGACCCATCACCTGGTGAGAACATGGCTTCAACTCAAGACCCCAGCCTCT CTGCGGACAGCGCGGGTGGAACCAGGTCAGGAAGTCCTGAGGAAAAGGAAGGGGTGGTGAGTCAGAGGAAAGGAGACGGAGGAGCGCCCACCAGCGAGGAGCCGGAGTCCGTGTCACTAAAGGAACGCATGGCCATGTATCAGGCTGCCGTGTCCAAGAAGGAGACCAGCAGCTCATCCGCCACG GTTATGGAGGAGTCTGAAGTCTGTTCTCTGCCAGGGGGTCTGGCCGGCGTGAAGAAACAGTTTGAGAGCCAGGAGTACGCCTCCTCCTCCCAGTCCCAGACCAGCGTTACGCAGGTCCACTTAGAAAAGAGATCCGTGCAG GAGGTGTCCAGCTCACAGGAGGTGACAGTGAGGAGCAGTGTCAGGGAGGTCATTCCCACCACTCAGCAAGTGGCCTACTTCCATGACCAGGAG GTGACTCATGATCAAAGAGTTCAACAAAGCAACGTGGCCTCCAGTTATGAAAAGCATTATGACGAAACGG TTAAGGTCATTGGAGGAGAGGACTTACCAAAGGTCTCCACTCAGGCTTTGAAGCAGCAGTATGAGAAGACGGTAGAACAGGCCACGCCGGGCAAGCAAATGAAG ATTGATCTGGATTATAACCAGTTTCAATGGGCACCGGTAAACCAGTCCTCCTCAGCAGCAGATAGCTATGAACGTTTGTCCACTGTGAAACAGTCATCCAGGGCTTCAGCAGCAACGA CCTCATCCATGGATTATGAGACCATGGAGCACTTCCCTCCTCCACCCACTGAACTAATGCCCCAGGAGGTCCCCGAGTGCTGTGACTCTCCCCTGCCTCAGGAGCAGGCTGGCCAACAGAGATACATCTTCAACAAGGAGCAGTACTCCAAGCAGAAGAACCGCAATGAGCTGAAGCGCCTGTACAAGCACATGCACCCAGAGGTTCGGAGGACCATGGAGAAGGACTACTTCACCGACGTCACGGAGATCGAGCAGTCACAGCTGGATAGTGAAGATGAGATGACCGGGGAAGTCCAGCAGGCTTGCTATGTGTTTGAGAACAGTGGTGGGGATGAATGTATGAGCCCTGAGGGAGATTACCTGGAGTGGGACGAGATCCTTAAAGGGGAGGTGCAGTCCATGCGCTGGATGTTTGAGAATAAGCCGCTGGATACCATTAAAGATGACACCCCAGATGAGGATGATGAAGTGAAGAACATTGCTCAGCAGGAAATCATTGCAGGAAGTGATGTCAAATACACAGCATGGATGTTTGAGACCCAGCCCATGGATGCGCTGCGTGTAGACACTCCAGAATCCACTGTACAGACAGGGAAATTGACCGAGCTAGCGAGAGGAGACGTACGAACAGCCACCTATCTTTTCGAGACCCAGCCACTGGATTGTCTGAATAAGTTCTACCAGGAGGATGAGCAAACCTTGGAGGTTGTTTTCACTAAAGATATTACAGGAGGGGACGTGAAAACGGCCAGGTATCTGTTTGAAACTCAACACTTGGATTCCCTCAGCCACACAGAAACCATTGAGGAGAGCCACTTCTTGAACCTGAAGTCAGAGCTTGAGGAGATCAAAGGGGAAGTGAAGACAACCACACGGATGTTTGAGACCCAGCCCATGTGTGTCATCAGGGGCGACTCTGGAAATATACTGGAGATCACCGCCATCCGcagggaggagatggagaaagGAGACGTGAAGACATCCCGCTGGCTCTTTGAGACCCAGCCTCTGGACATGATCAACAAAGACCCTGCCAAGGTGAAGCTGATCTGTGGAGTCTCCATGGAGGACAACTCCCAGGGAGGCGTGAACCGAGGGAGGTGGCTGTTCGAGACAAAGACACTGGACTCCATTAAAGACGAGGAATGGCAAAGCATCAGGCAAAAGGAGGAGATTATTGGAGCAGATGTGCGGAAGCACTGCCTGGTTTTCGAGACACAGCAGATGGATACTCTGAAAGACAATGCCAATGCCAGACCTTTACCCTCAGAGGAGATTGTAGGAGGTGATGTGCGATCAGCAAAACATCTGTTTGAGACAGTGCCAATAGAGAACCTGAAGGATCTGGCTGAAGTAGGGAAACTTCAGAAGATGGTTGCATCCGAGGAGGAGAAGGGTGATGTTAGACATCAGAAGTGGGTTTTTGAAAGTCAACCACTTGAAAACATaagggaggagaagaaggaaaTGACACGCACTATAAACCTTGAAGAACTTGATAAGGGTGACGTCACAAATCACAAGGAAAGATTTGAAACCTTGGATTTAAGCAGATGTGAGGGGGCACAGAGAATTCAAGTTGAAGGTGTTACCAGTGGGTCTGTGAAATCAAACAAAGTTATTTTTGAATCCACCCCGATGTACGCCATGCAAGACAGCGAGGGACACTACCACGAGGTGAAAACCGTGCGACGTGAGGAGATAGTAAAAGGAAATGTTCGAAGCTGCAGGTGGATGTTTGAAACACATCCTATCGATGAGTTTGAGGAAAGTATCAATAAATTCCAGATTATAAAAGGTATATCAAAGGAGGAGATTGAATCGGGCGATGTCAAGACTGCCAAGTGGTTATTCGAAACTCAACCCCTCGATGGTATTAAACATTTCAGCAACACTGAAGATGATGAAACTAAGACAAAGGAGAGTGTTGAAATTGAGAAAGGTGATGTGAAAACCTGCAGGTGGCTGTTCGAGACTCAACCAATGGATAATCTGTATGAGAAAGCAGATAAGGTCAGGAATGAGAATGAGGTTGAGGAGGTCAACAAAGGGGACGTCAAAACATGCACATGGCTCTTTGAGACTCAGAACCTCGATAACATCTGTGACCATTCAGAGTCCGAATCGGAGACCGTTCTCAAAACCTGCACTGTCAAACTAGAGGACGTCCAAGGCAAAGATGTGCATCACGCTCGCTTCCTCTTTGAGACAGAGAACCTGGAGAACCTCACAGGGGAGGAGAGTGGTGCCTTCAGGAGGGTGACTAAGATTGATGTCCAGTCTGGAGATGTGTCTAGGATGAAGTTTCTCTTCCAGAATAGGTCTTCAGACATCATGACCTCAACCTCATCTGAAACAATGCATAAGCTGAAGACCCTTACGGCGGAGGAAATTCAGAAAGGAAATGTAGTGAACAACATGTGGCTTTTTGAAAACCAACCTATAGACACTATCTGTGAGGATACAGAGGGAGCCAAGGACACTCGCACCGTAACCGATGTGCTGGGAGGAAACGTTGGTCAAGGACGCTTCGTTTTCGAGACTTACTCTCTCGATAAAATCCAGGAGGAGTCCACCGAGACTGAGATGTCAAAACTCCAGAGCATCATCAGGGACGATATAGAGAAAGGGGATGTGAAAAGCTACACCATGATGTTTGAAAATCAGCCACTGTATGCAATCTGTGACAAAGAGGGCCACTACCATGAAGTTACCACTATGACAAAGGAAGAAATCATGAGCGGAGATGTGGTGGGGGCCCGGTGGTTATTTGAGACAAAACCTCTGGATTCAATAAGGGACACGGACGACGTCTATGTCATCAAATCTGTCACTGAGGAGGACGTCCAGAAAGGTGATgtcagcacggccaggtggaggTTCGAAACACAACCTCTTGATGAAATCGCTGAGGACATGAAAGTGTTGACTAAAACAGTTGAAGATATCCAGGGTGGCGATGTGAAGACAAACAAACACCTTTTTGAGACAGATGAAATGTCTCAGAAGTATGTTAGAACTGTTAGCGTGAGTGAGATCCAAAAAGGGGACGTCAGGACTGCCTCGTGGATGTTTGAAACACACAGCATCGATAAGATCCATGGCGAGGGCTCAGAATATGATGAAATGGAGACAGTGACAAAAGAAGAAGTGATGAAAGGAGATGTCAAACAGTCTGTGTGGCTCTTTGAAAAACAGCCGCTTGACAGCATTAAAGAGTCAGACGGAACAGAGACTGTTGTCACCCGGGAGGAGATCCCACAAGCAGATGTAAAGACAACAACATGGCTTTTTGAAACCACTCCTTTAACCAAATTTAATGAGAACAGTGTAGAAAGAACTGAAATAATGGGGAAGAGCATCAAAGAGACCCTTGAAGAGCTCTATTGTCAGAAAATGGTTGACTCACAAGGGATTCTCATTGAGACGGATGAGATAGGAGATGTCAGAATGGCCAAATACAGACTCATGAACCAAGATGCTCCAGAAATCCAGAAGGAGGAGGTGATCAGAGGGGATCTAAACAATATCATGATGAACCTCCTAAACAGACGAGAAATGACAGAGAAAGGGATAGTCATAGACCAGGACGAGAGAGGCAACATCAACACAACGGTAAAACAGCTATTCAACCAAGAAAAGGGATTCAATATTGAGAAGGAGGAAATCCTCAGAGGCGACATTCAAGAGGCCATCAACAACCTACTGAAGGAGGAGGGCTCCTCAAAACGTGGAATTCTGATTCAAGAAGATGAAAAGGGAGATGTGCGAATGACTATATACTCCCTCCTAAATAAAGAAGACGGTGATGGCATTGAGAAGGAGGATATCATCAAAGGCAATGTCAGTAGGACCCTTCACAGACTCTTGTCCAACTCAGGGTCAGAGGAATCTAAAAGGATAAAGGTGGAAGACACGGAGAGGGGTAACGTTAGCTTTTACTCCACCTGTATTGAATCTGGGGCTCTGGATTACCTCAAACAACTCCAGTTTGAACCCAATGAGGAACAAGAACAGGCGCAGAAGGAACGTATCATTGGCGGCGACGTTATGGAAACCAAAATGACACTAAGGAAGAATCAACAGCAGATTGAACGCACAGTAGCTGAGGACGATATTGTCCCTGGTGATGTCAACAACACAGTGAAGGTGTTCATGATGGAACCGGCTCTCTTGCTGGAAAACCTGCAGAAAGAGGAAATTGTCAAGGGAGATCTGAGGGCGGCCCTGGACTCACTGACCAAAACTATTAGCAAGAGAGTCGTGATAGAGAAAGAGGAAGTGGTGAAAGGGGACCTGCACACCACTCTGAGGTCTTTGGAGGAGGCTCAAAACCAAGCCAAGGAAATGGAAAAGCCAGAAATTGTCCGAGGTGATATCCGAGGAGCCCTCCAATCATTAGAGAAATCGGCGACCACCAAGACTGAGGTAACTGTTGAGGATTTAGTGCCCGGCGATATCAAAGGCACCTTGAAATCACTAGAAGAGGCTAAGCAGGCAGTGAAAGAGATGGAAAAGGAGGAGATTGTAAAGGGAGACATTCATACTGCGCTGAAGGGTTTGCATGAGGCCTCGAGTGAGAAAAAACTTTACCAGCACCAAGTGAGTGAACAGGGGGACGTGAGAGGCACAATACAGCTGTTACTAGAACCATCCACATCCCCACGAATGCAACGCAGGGGAAGCACTGAGGGAGATGTGAAGACCTCCATAAAATGCCTCTACGAAGGGCAGGGGCAGGACCAGGATGAGGAGCAATCACAGATGGAGAAGGAGGAGGTGATAAAGGGAGATGTTAAAGGAGCCATAAAGAATCTGATGCAGAGAAAAGAATATTCAAATCGGAAAGTACGAAAGTATCCTCCCAGGAAAGCTCCCAGAGTTCATGTGAAAAATCCATTACCCACACAGCAAGTGATGGACCATGAATACTTAGATGTGGCTAAGAATGAGAACGTCACAGTCAATCTAGCCCCTGCTGTGAAAAACCTGTCTCAGAGTCAGAGCAGTAAATCACAGGACACAACACAAAAGCACACTGAGAAATACACCGAGAACAAATCAGTGAAGAGCAGCAAGACCCTCACCCAAGAGGAACACTCTATGACAACACAGGTCCAAACAGTAAATATGTTGGAGGACTCACAGCAGGAACATGTAAAAGAACAGACTGAAGTTAAAGAGCAGACACATGTTAAACAACAGAGTGTGAAACAGAAAATGCAACCCCCTCCTAAGCACATGATCATAAAGAAGAAAAACCTGACCAATCAGATGACCGGTAATACATCAATTAATCAGATGACAGAGATTAAAGCAGCCAATCAGATGACTgtgaatcaatcaaccaatcagatGACTGTGAATGAAGCAGCCAATGAGATGACTGATAATAAAGCAGCCAATCAGATGACTGAGAATAAAACAGCCAATCAGATGATTGTGAATAAATCAGCCaatcacatgactgagaataaaGCAGCCAATCAGATGATTGTAAATAAATCAGCCaatcacatgactgagaataaaGCATCCAATCAGATGAGTGTGAATAAATCAGCCAATCATATAACTGAGAATAAAGCAGGCAATCAGATGATTGTGAATAAATCAGCCAATCATATAACTGAGAATAAAGCATCCAATCAGATGACTGAGAATAAATTAGCCAATCATATAACTGAGAATAAAGCAGGCAATCAGATGATTGTGAATAAATCAGCCAATCATATGACTGAGAATAAAGCAGTCTCAGACATAAATGTGACgaaagaaacacagagagaaacacaagtCTCAGACATGAACGTGACAACACAGGTCAAAACAGTCAATATGTCTGAGTCCTCACAGCAGACACATGTTAAAAAACAGGCTGTGAAACAGAGAATACCACCACCCCCTAAACCCATCTTCATAAAGAAGAAAAACATGACCAATCAGATGACTAAGAATGAAGCAGCCTCAGACataaatgtgatgaaagaaacacaAAGCACATCTCAAACTAATATTGTTTCAAAGCAAACACAGGAAACAAAAACAATGAAACGGTTGCAAACAACTGTGACAGAACATAAGACTGTTACACAAAAACACAACGTCAAAAATCTGAATACAAATTTCCGGAACCTGGACATGAAGAGAAAAGGTATAATAAAGAAAGGGACGCCTGAGATtcatttccctcctcctcccacgtCCCCGCCTCCACCCTCTGAGTCTGAGATGTCTCTTCCTCCCCCGCCCTCACCAGTGGCAGGCAGCCCAATGTCCCTGTCATGCCATAGCCCAATGTTTCCCACATCCCGTCCCCTGATTATGAGACAGGACAGTGACCTTCcgcctccacctcctccacccccaGCAGAATGCGGGGAGCCTGACTTTTTCCCTTCTCCCCCATCCCCATCCTCCGACGCAGGGCAAGACTTTCTTCCTCCACCGCCCTCACAGCAAGAGCTAAACTCAATGCCACACCAAGTGTCTACACCACCACCTGGAAAGCCATTTAAAGCTAGGCCTTTATTCAAAATCCCAAAATCTGAGCCACCCAAGAAACCAATACTGGTCAAACCAAAATGGCAGAAAAAGCAAGCAGCACCACCAccgcctcctccacctcctcaacCAATGACAGTTCAGACAGAACATAAAGAGGAAGCAGTAGTCAAGGAAGTCAAGAGTGAAAACAGTTGTGAACAGGTGGAAACTACAAATACTACCAACACACAGGTTCAATCTGATTTTACAGTGTCCATTACTAAAATCCCTTCACCAATCCCAGTGGCAAAACCACCACAGGAAGAGTTGCCACGACCACCTAAAAAGGTATTCATCCCTCCAATCAAAATACCCCCACCTGCAGAACCTGCCCCAGTTGCAAAACCTAAACCGTATGCCAGTAAATTCAAAACCCCACTGATGCTTGCAGAGGAAAGGTATCGTGTGCAAAGAGAGGAGGCTGACAGAAACAAGTCACAAGACACAACTCCCGCCACTTCACGAGTCACATCTCCCACCTCTCCTCCAACTAATATGATGCAAATGATGGGCTCAACCAATGTTGCAAGTGAACAACACTCAGCTGCACACAAAACAGAGCAGTCAAAAGTGACCTCAGAGGTAACACAGGCTGAGGAAACTCATTCTAAAAGCAAAGTATGCACAGCATCACAAGAGCCGCCCATGAAGAAAGCTCTATCACATATCCCCCTGAGCAAACCTTTGATCTCAGTGGGAAATAAGAAATCAACCTCTGAATCTGGAAATATTTCCTCAGATAAGAAACACATTACCACTGATCAGTCCTCTATGGTCTCTTCTGGGAAAGTACTCGCCTCGTCTGTTGCCTCCAGAAAACATCAGTCTGTTTCCTCTGGCAAGCATCAGTCTGTTTCCTCTGGCAAGCATCAGCCGGTTTCAGTCTCTGCTGCTCACCCTCACCATGAGTCCAACATTAAAGTCCAATCTGGCTCTAATGTGATTTCGTCCTCAGTAGCTGAGCAGCAGAGTGGTATGAATGCTAGCTCACGGTCTATCATCTCCACTCAGAGCATTGTCCAGGAAAATGTACATCTTCAAACCCAATCCGCCGTCCCATACGAAGCAGAGGAGGAAAAGAATACTAACCCCTCTCTCACACAGGAAGTAAAAAAGATTGCATCTCAGCCCACCAAGATCAAAATTCCAAAAGTGACACCAAATTTCAAGGTGAGAACAGTGAAGTTGCCgacagagaaggaggagaaaaGCGAGGTGGTGGAAAAAGATCAACGAGCAGTGAAAAACGAATTACATGTACATCAAATGGGTATGGAGAATATTTCTAAGAGTGAGACCAGAGTAGTTCAGGAGAGCACGCAGATGGCCACCAGTAGCTCAGCTAAAAATGAAGTAAAGGTGGCGATGAATGTGACACAGGAGAAAGCTGAGGAGGTTGAGAAAACTGCAGCTGCCAATGAAACAAAGCTGGAGATCCAAATGACGACAAAGGCTAAGCAGAAAGGCATTAAAGTCCCTTTTCCCAAAGAGCCAAAGCTAGTTCCCATGCCAGTAGCTCAAGCTCCAGGGCACTGCCACATATCTGTCTCCCATAGTCAACAGAGCATGCAGGAACAGCACATTCAGAAGCACGAGCAAGTGATTGTTAATGAGAGAGTAGTTCAACAGAGCTTCCAGAAGCAGGAACAGCAGGTTCGCACACAGACGCAGCAGGTCAAGTCTTTCCAACAACAAGGAGAAGCAAGCAAAATGCAACAGCATCAAGAGAGGTCGAAGGCAGAGTCTAAGGCTGTCTCCATGAACATTGCAGGGAAGGCAGCAGCACAGACAGAAACAGCTCAATCAATGGTGGAAAGCTCAGCTCAATCGGTGGAGAGCACAGATTCAGAGAAATGTGTAATGGTACAGAAGCTGCTATTTAACATTAAGCAGCTTCATCCAGGGAAAATGGATTCAAACTCAGTGAGGGCAATACTTAGTGAGGTCCCTGTCTGGTTGATGAGGGCGGAGGAAAAGCGTGATTTAACACAGGCTGCTGGTCAGCAGAATAAGAAGAAGCTCACAGAAATCATGTTCCATGTGAGAAACCTAGCACAAGCAAAACTTGTAAACTTAGAAGGACAAATGTCAGCCATGGCAAAACAGGATAGAGAACCGGCACCTGCATCACCTGCACCACCACCTGCACCAGCATCTGAAAATAAATTATTTGGAGGAGCAACAGCCAAGATATCTAAAACAAGCATTGGCTCATCAAGAGTCGAAACCCATAAGAAAATGGTTGAGGAGAAGAAGATCTCTCATGAGAGCAAAAAAACGGAGCTGACTGAAGTAAAAGGTCCTGATCCCAGAGTTCCCTCTCCCATGCTTGCAACGCGAACACCTTCACCTACCTTCATCAGCATTGAATCAGTGAGGAGAACAGACTCACCCCTCATGGTGACCCCCTCACCTCCTCCGTCATACAGGTCTGGTGCCACCccaaccccaccacctccccctccccgcACCCCTACCTCTCGGTTCTGTAGGGCCACACCCTCTCCCACCTTGAGCAGCTCAGAGAAGCTAGCCAAGTTGAAGGACACCACTGCGAAGCTCTCTCAGGGCATGACCCCTCCGCCACCCATGCCTGAGTTTCTGACCACAGAGCAAGCCTCTGACAGAGAGGATTCTCCAGCGCTGATTGAACCTGAGATCCACATGCAGACACAGGAGATGGAGACTGGGACGACGACTCCGGATGTGGCTGATATGGTTGACTCCATGATGACTGTCAGAGACAAGAAGTTCTTCTTTGAGGAAGCTCAGAAGGCAGAGGTGAGCAGGACATACATGCGGAAGGACCCCATTGAAATCTCGGAGCGCCTGGGTCCAGAGGATCTAGAGGAAGTTCCTGAGGGTGTGAATATAGGCATAATGAAAGAGGATCTCCCTAGGCTTGACCTGTCAAAGCTGGTCAATCAATTTGAATCGCCACAACCAAAGCTGTTCATCAGAAAAGATCCCATCATCATCACAGATAGACTGGGAAGTGACACTGAAGATCCAGAGGCAGACCCCAAAACGCCAAAAACTGATGAAACACCTGCCTTCAACATCAAGGCCATCAAGAATGCCTTTGACTTGGGTGATCATAATGCTCTCAAAGAagtgagagagaaacaagaggagagagagaggagagaatcagAGTCTGCCGAACCGGTGGGGCATTCCGAAACAAAGTCCGTCACTGAGGAGTTCTCTGGCATGGATGAATTTGGCAACGTAACAAGCGGGGTGAGGAGCGAGACCAGCATGCACTCTGAGAGCCACATGTCccgccccctccctccctcctacgcCGACGTGGTGAAAGGGACGGTTGAAGAGATGGCAGTTCCTGTGAAGGCCGCCACAGAGGACCTACTGAAGAGCTTCAACCAGTCCTGGGCcgaaagagagagtgtgttccAGAATCTGGGATTCAGTGTCTCAGAACAGAGGACATCACAGATTGTAACACACCAGCAGGAGACTGTCGTGACGG AAAACTCCAGTTCCAGAGTCCGAACTGTGCACGGTGTGTCGGAAGAGGGTGTATCCGATGGAGTGTCTGATCGCAGACAAACACAATTTCCATAA